One part of the Sorangiineae bacterium MSr11954 genome encodes these proteins:
- a CDS encoding peptidase inhibitor family I36 protein translates to MTISKKVLSSVSAAAAMIGLFGATPSASAHDGNDGASRGQKPQTIEAPGVDVIASYRGASINLTKDGWGDAQACAVYSPNDVRCFTASETEAYLGAAAWECAYGWVCLYEHRDGVGRRLIFNDEYWHDLGAYSFRNTASSWKNAQNGFDAAQLRDGGDPGGGGWQRQLGGTIIQENLDGNLNDSADEVHG, encoded by the coding sequence ATGACCATTTCGAAGAAGGTGCTGTCGTCCGTGAGCGCGGCCGCCGCGATGATCGGTCTTTTCGGTGCAACGCCCTCGGCGTCTGCTCATGACGGCAACGATGGCGCGAGTCGCGGACAGAAACCGCAGACCATCGAAGCTCCCGGCGTCGACGTGATCGCATCGTATCGCGGAGCCTCGATCAACCTGACGAAAGATGGTTGGGGTGATGCACAGGCGTGTGCCGTCTATTCTCCGAACGATGTGCGTTGTTTTACCGCCAGCGAGACGGAGGCTTATTTGGGGGCGGCCGCGTGGGAATGCGCGTACGGCTGGGTGTGCCTCTACGAGCATCGAGACGGTGTGGGCCGCCGGCTGATCTTCAATGACGAGTACTGGCACGACTTGGGCGCCTACAGCTTCCGCAACACCGCATCGTCGTGGAAGAATGCGCAAAATGGGTTCGATGCAGCCCAGCTCAGGGACGGGGGGGATCCCGGTGGTGGAGGCTGGCAGCGGCAGCTCGGCGGTACGATCATCCAAGAGAATCTGGACGGCAATCTCAACGACTCGGCGGACGAAGTTCACGGCTGA
- a CDS encoding AraC family transcriptional regulator, translating into MIRSQFLPLALEWMKRNGARAAADEVQCTFALPEPSGERLKEYTISVQNFSAAVEQAATRANDDFLGIHVAQDVPRGSFGLAELAARHSPDVGAALRRAAQYARLVSRRARLTLHEGHGSLTLVQSSPGDMMHERRHANEFILAAILRLVRESTGELIRPTRIEFAHGAPSDPTYLERYFGTKSIRFDANHNAIAFEERIAPLSFVSSDPVVLPWLDHLAHILLPPQVPAADPVPGLRDQIRLGLDSRSQSMTLPDVARRMALSTRTLQRRLGEAGTTYQAELDTVRRELALFYVRDPRRTMSNVARLLGFDDVRSFARAFLKWYGLTPSKFRQTSKSRVP; encoded by the coding sequence ATGATTCGCTCGCAGTTTCTTCCACTTGCTTTGGAGTGGATGAAGAGGAATGGCGCGCGGGCCGCGGCGGACGAAGTCCAGTGTACGTTCGCCCTCCCCGAACCGAGCGGTGAGCGGCTGAAGGAGTACACGATATCTGTGCAGAACTTCTCCGCCGCGGTCGAACAGGCTGCGACGCGCGCCAACGATGATTTCCTAGGTATACATGTTGCGCAAGACGTTCCGCGGGGCTCCTTCGGATTGGCGGAGCTCGCGGCGCGCCATTCCCCCGACGTCGGCGCGGCGTTGCGGCGGGCCGCGCAGTACGCGCGTCTGGTGTCGAGGCGGGCTCGCCTGACCCTTCACGAGGGCCACGGCAGCCTGACCCTCGTGCAGAGCAGCCCGGGCGACATGATGCACGAACGAAGACACGCCAACGAGTTCATTTTGGCTGCCATTTTGCGCTTGGTGAGAGAGTCGACCGGGGAACTCATCCGACCAACTCGCATCGAATTTGCCCACGGTGCTCCTTCCGACCCGACGTATCTCGAGCGCTACTTTGGAACGAAGAGCATTCGTTTCGATGCCAACCACAACGCGATCGCCTTCGAAGAGCGAATTGCGCCACTTTCGTTCGTATCGAGCGATCCCGTCGTTTTGCCCTGGCTTGATCATCTCGCGCACATACTTCTCCCTCCGCAGGTGCCGGCGGCGGATCCCGTCCCCGGACTGCGAGACCAGATTCGTCTCGGACTGGACTCTCGATCGCAGTCGATGACATTGCCCGATGTCGCGCGAAGAATGGCCCTCAGCACGCGCACCTTGCAACGGCGACTGGGCGAGGCGGGCACCACGTATCAGGCCGAGCTCGATACCGTCCGGCGCGAGCTCGCGCTCTTTTACGTGCGCGATCCGAGGCGCACGATGTCGAACGTCGCGCGCCTCCTAGGGTTCGACGATGTGCGCAGCTTCGCGCGAGCGTTCCTGAAATGGTACGGGCTCACGCCGAGCAAGTTCCGTCAAACGTCGAAGTCTCGCGTCCCGTAG
- a CDS encoding alpha/beta hydrolase, translating into MTTWIREVCETNGIRIHYLRTGGARPPVVLLHGLMGSGACWTPLARALEGEFDVVMPDARGHGGSSAPPHGYRYDDLASDVVGLIRRLELPRPVLLGHSMGGMTAAVAASRGAGHMRGVILVDPTFLSPERQREVHESDVADQHRRVLRLRRSDLVAQARARHPHRAPEIVELQAEARLKTRMEAFDVLTPPNPDYRDVMSAIEVPTLLVIGDSPVVTLEMATELRGLHPRLRVEQIENAGHGLPFERPERLGEVVLSFLRELP; encoded by the coding sequence ATGACGACCTGGATCCGCGAAGTCTGCGAAACGAACGGCATCCGCATCCACTACCTCCGCACCGGAGGTGCCCGACCTCCCGTCGTTCTGCTCCATGGATTGATGGGGAGCGGCGCCTGCTGGACTCCGCTGGCGCGCGCGCTCGAAGGCGAGTTCGACGTTGTCATGCCCGATGCACGAGGGCACGGAGGGTCGAGCGCGCCGCCGCATGGGTACCGGTACGACGACCTCGCGAGCGACGTCGTGGGTCTCATCCGCCGCCTGGAGCTCCCTCGTCCAGTTCTACTTGGCCACTCGATGGGCGGTATGACCGCCGCGGTGGCGGCGAGTCGGGGTGCGGGGCACATGCGCGGTGTCATCCTGGTCGACCCGACGTTCTTGAGCCCCGAGCGCCAACGCGAGGTGCACGAGAGCGACGTCGCCGATCAACACCGCCGCGTTCTCCGTCTACGGAGGTCGGATCTCGTCGCGCAGGCCCGAGCCCGGCACCCGCACCGAGCGCCGGAGATCGTCGAGCTTCAGGCCGAGGCCAGGCTGAAGACCCGCATGGAGGCCTTCGACGTGCTCACGCCGCCCAATCCCGACTATCGCGACGTGATGAGCGCGATTGAGGTGCCGACCCTGCTCGTGATCGGCGACAGCCCCGTCGTCACGCTCGAGATGGCAACGGAGCTGCGCGGCCTCCATCCGCGCTTGCGCGTCGAGCAAATCGAGAACGCCGGTCACGGACTTCCGTTCGAACGACCCGAGCGCCTGGGAGAGGTGGTCCTGTCGTTCCTCCGTGAGCTGCCTTAG
- a CDS encoding class I SAM-dependent methyltransferase: MNHTDERAHHVANAIPRDHDAETAFYALWLDPTLTYSCAWWDDGEDDLHAAQLKKLDYHAEQVRAAEARRILDIGCGWGSLVRRLVEHHGVPHTVGLTRSPSQADYVASLGDARIEVHLADWADYAPEEPFDGIVSVGAFELFARLGDPRPARIASYRRFFEKCRGWLAPGKTLSLQTIAYTRGQREPTPGDRFVDAFPVSRLPVLAEIAEASDGLFEIETLRNDRLHHARTFRAWLDRFRARRARAVALVGEARALRFEHYLELLAQSFQLGTLALYRVTLRRLEQSRVRAEG; this comes from the coding sequence ATGAACCATACGGACGAACGGGCCCATCACGTGGCCAACGCCATCCCGCGGGACCACGACGCGGAGACTGCGTTTTACGCGCTATGGTTGGACCCGACCCTCACCTACTCGTGCGCATGGTGGGACGACGGCGAGGACGACCTCCACGCCGCTCAGCTCAAGAAGCTCGACTACCACGCCGAGCAGGTGCGCGCGGCGGAGGCCCGAAGGATCCTGGACATTGGATGCGGATGGGGATCTCTCGTACGACGCTTGGTCGAACACCACGGTGTGCCTCACACCGTGGGCCTCACCCGGAGCCCGTCTCAGGCCGACTACGTCGCCTCGTTGGGCGACGCCCGCATCGAGGTTCACCTCGCGGACTGGGCCGACTACGCACCGGAGGAGCCCTTCGACGGAATCGTCTCGGTGGGCGCCTTCGAGCTCTTTGCCCGGTTGGGCGATCCGCGGCCCGCGAGGATCGCCAGCTACCGGCGCTTCTTCGAAAAGTGCCGCGGGTGGCTCGCGCCGGGCAAGACCTTGTCGCTGCAGACCATCGCGTACACCCGGGGGCAACGCGAGCCCACGCCGGGCGATCGCTTCGTCGATGCATTTCCCGTATCCAGGCTGCCCGTTCTGGCGGAGATCGCGGAGGCCTCGGATGGCCTCTTCGAAATCGAGACATTGCGCAACGATCGGCTGCACCACGCGCGGACATTCCGCGCATGGCTCGATCGATTCCGCGCCCGTCGCGCTCGGGCCGTCGCCTTGGTGGGCGAGGCCAGGGCTTTGCGCTTCGAGCATTACTTGGAGCTGCTCGCGCAGTCCTTCCAGCTCGGAACGCTCGCGCTCTACCGCGTCACCCTGCGCCGCCTCGAGCAAAGCCGAGTCCGAGCGGAAGGGTGA
- a CDS encoding cupin-like domain-containing protein, with protein sequence MYASRNPSNKLYTNIDDVLARFPQSAREGMTDGALHLRFDGREPCQILVQRGIARVVLGGEGSARATVNCSSDAFLELVSDRVEFRTLIQSGKLAIEGDLLFAYGIYSLLLKSNEEAAEQFRAVDTMARGAPLQEVPRVQRPTREQILDTLARNTPLIATGMMRDWRALAWTPERIADEYGDTSVVVEQQVTIPMREFIARMNETPSGGEKPAYVNGCPLPESMYPDVQPPPWFPHHEIRPPQLWMGAPAGDRPSTYLHRDGAPVFLGQVYGRKRVVLFCPDQTPYMYSAAIVRNSELIDPDHFDRDRYPLLARAFRTECIIEPGDILVLPVGWYHCVWALTPNISIAHAYGEDSAWSRS encoded by the coding sequence ATGTACGCTTCGCGCAACCCCAGCAACAAACTATACACGAACATCGACGATGTCCTGGCGCGGTTCCCGCAGTCGGCTCGGGAGGGAATGACGGACGGGGCGCTCCATCTCCGCTTCGACGGGCGCGAGCCGTGCCAAATCCTCGTCCAGCGCGGAATTGCGCGTGTCGTTCTCGGCGGCGAGGGATCCGCGCGCGCGACCGTGAACTGTTCGTCCGATGCATTTCTGGAGCTCGTCTCCGATCGGGTCGAGTTTCGAACGCTGATCCAAAGCGGAAAGCTGGCGATCGAGGGTGATCTGCTGTTCGCGTATGGGATCTATTCGCTGCTCTTGAAGTCGAACGAGGAGGCCGCCGAACAGTTCCGCGCGGTCGACACCATGGCGCGCGGCGCACCCCTGCAAGAAGTGCCTCGCGTGCAGCGGCCGACGCGAGAACAGATTTTGGACACCCTCGCGCGCAACACACCGCTGATCGCTACTGGAATGATGCGCGATTGGCGCGCCCTGGCATGGACACCCGAGCGCATCGCCGATGAATATGGGGATACGAGCGTCGTCGTGGAGCAGCAAGTCACGATCCCGATGCGTGAGTTCATCGCGCGAATGAACGAGACCCCTTCGGGCGGCGAGAAGCCAGCCTATGTCAATGGATGTCCTCTCCCCGAGAGCATGTATCCCGACGTTCAGCCGCCGCCTTGGTTTCCCCACCACGAGATCCGGCCCCCGCAGCTCTGGATGGGCGCTCCCGCGGGCGACAGGCCCAGCACCTACCTGCACCGAGACGGAGCCCCCGTCTTTCTCGGACAAGTTTATGGCCGCAAGCGGGTGGTGCTGTTCTGCCCCGACCAAACACCGTACATGTATAGCGCAGCGATTGTCCGCAACAGCGAGCTGATCGATCCCGATCATTTCGATCGCGATCGATACCCGCTTCTCGCGAGAGCATTTCGAACGGAGTGCATCATCGAGCCGGGCGACATTTTGGTGCTGCCCGTGGGCTGGTATCACTGCGTCTGGGCTCTGACACCGAACATCTCGATTGCACACGCATACGGCGAAGATTCGGCGTGGTCGAGGTCATGA
- a CDS encoding iron-containing redox enzyme family protein yields the protein MNPDTHTIVSTMNQTIATQSSGTPAVAAARAQQTEDPIEALARTVYTSTALNNDFYDKWTRGRCAPKQIAVFARNYGEVVRAFPEILSVMISNTRNVEARTEYAKTLYSEMGYGRVDKVHSVLLDAWFEQLGNKLGEPETLVWENMAANVAVLPETTGFIEGQRRLYSADNATGSGAQLAQEWQAYTMLRKLYDGATQYKGLWELEDEFHEACEYFYAHIGAAEKEHKLESLAGAQQFHVDGESKLRIESGFHEHLRLYGNFWTAVARAMNSME from the coding sequence TTGAACCCCGACACCCACACGATAGTGAGCACCATGAATCAGACCATCGCCACCCAATCATCCGGAACACCCGCCGTCGCGGCCGCGCGCGCCCAACAGACCGAAGACCCGATCGAGGCCCTCGCACGAACGGTCTACACCAGCACGGCGCTCAACAACGATTTTTACGACAAGTGGACGCGAGGGCGCTGCGCCCCAAAACAGATCGCGGTCTTCGCGAGGAACTACGGGGAGGTCGTTCGAGCTTTTCCCGAGATTCTATCGGTGATGATCAGCAACACCCGAAACGTGGAAGCCCGCACCGAATACGCAAAAACGCTCTACTCCGAGATGGGGTATGGTCGGGTGGACAAGGTGCACTCCGTCCTTTTGGACGCTTGGTTCGAGCAGCTGGGAAACAAGCTGGGCGAACCCGAGACCCTCGTATGGGAGAATATGGCCGCGAACGTGGCCGTCCTCCCCGAGACGACCGGCTTCATCGAAGGGCAAAGGCGCCTGTACAGCGCCGACAACGCCACGGGCTCCGGCGCACAATTGGCCCAAGAATGGCAGGCCTACACCATGCTGCGCAAGCTGTACGATGGCGCGACGCAATACAAGGGGCTGTGGGAGCTGGAAGACGAGTTCCACGAGGCCTGCGAATATTTCTATGCGCACATCGGGGCGGCCGAGAAGGAACACAAGCTGGAATCGCTGGCGGGCGCGCAGCAATTCCACGTCGACGGCGAATCGAAGCTCCGAATCGAAAGCGGGTTTCACGAGCACCTTCGACTCTACGGCAATTTCTGGACGGCGGTCGCACGCGCCATGAATTCGATGGAGTGA